A stretch of the Procambarus clarkii isolate CNS0578487 chromosome 47, FALCON_Pclarkii_2.0, whole genome shotgun sequence genome encodes the following:
- the LOC138350799 gene encoding uncharacterized protein, translating into MRASKVAGMKDEILRQLRVKSKAEQGAQKEGESEKEDDGQDEVRYQASSRNSKSSRSSRSSRNMSLERFQLELQKQQQREERQFQLEKLRLELQMKNEAEKEKEETKLEVEKEKENPRIRELELE; encoded by the coding sequence atgagagcatctaaagtagctgggatgaaggatgagatcctgaggcagttgagagtcaAGAGTAAAGCAGAACAGGGAGCCCAGAAAGAAGGTGAAAGTGAAAAGGAGGATgacgggcaggatgaagtgagataccAGGCATCGAGTAGGAAtagtaagagtagccgcagtagtaggagtagccgaaatatgagcttggaaaggttccagttagagctacagaagcaacaacaacgtgaggagagacagttccaactgGAGAAGTTAAGGCTAGAActtcagatgaaaaatgaagcagagaaggaaaaagaggaaACCAAATTGGaggtagaaaaagaaaaagagaaccccagaataagagaactggagttagaatag